A single genomic interval of Coccidioides posadasii str. Silveira chromosome 1, complete sequence harbors:
- a CDS encoding uncharacterized protein (EggNog:ENOG410PFUE~COG:S~BUSCO:5375at33183) has product MPRTKEEPELSEFEKQRAANIAERDALLKKLTLEAQSAGIFSKPPASKSSSQTKKKPAPKRVKKEDEPPVPRRMSSRLRGLAAESEIAKRKAEDEYQAMKAAAQAKRMRISGDLNVGDIVVGENKWNETGLQGLGIVNSAQRYQRTFGEEDIKKTTNKELKELREKMSGLQLWELWEPNRIKITRERIYSMLFHPTESKPLIFAGDKTGHLGILDASQQPDQNESDEEDEYPDPTITTIKPHTNTISAMHIHPSDPSKLYSGSYDSSIRALDLEKSVATEAYAPASNSDDEPLSGIDMAPTDPHVLYFTTLDGFFGRHDMRVSSKANPGDGSAVTFYQLSEKKIGGFSLCPTQPHYMATASLDRTMKVWDLRHLSTKHPKPVGEHESSLSVSHAAFNQKGQIATTSYDNSIKIYDLASKGLKDWKPNHTLSEDEMAPDAVIRHNCQTGKWVTILRPQWQACPDSPVERFCIGNMNRFVDIYTSTGEQLAQLGADVITAVPAVAVFHRTQNWVVGGTGSAKVCLWM; this is encoded by the exons ATGCCACGCACCAAGGAGGAGCCAGAGCTCTCGGAGTTCGAGAAGCAGCGCGCGGCGAATATCGCCGAGCGCGATGCGCTTCTGAAGAAACTAACACTTGAAGCCCAATCTGCAGGCATATTCTCCAAGCCGCCTGCCTCGAAATCTTCCTCCCAAACAAAGAAGAAACCCGCGCCGAAGAGAgttaagaaagaagatgaaccgCCTGTGCCACGGCGAATGTCCTCACGTCTCAGGGGGTTAGCGGCTGAAAGTGAGATCGCTAAGCGGAAAGCTGAGGATGAATACCAAGCAATGAAAGCAGCCGCTCAGGCCAAAAGGATGCGAATCTCCGGGGATTTGAACGTGGGAGATATCGTTGTGGGAGAAAATAAATGGAACGAGACAGGATTACAGGGGCTAGGCATCGTCAATTCAGCTCAAAGATATCAAAGGACATttggagaagaagacattaaAAAGACGACAAATAAAGAATTAAAGGAATTGAGGGAGAAAATGAGCGGCCTCCAGCTCTGGGAGCTCTGGGAGCCAAACC GAATCAAAATTACGCGAGAAAGAATCTATTCCATGTTATTTCATCCCACTGAGTCAAAGCCCTTGATTTTTGCTGGTGATAAAACTGGACATCTGGGTATTTTGGACGCATCGCAGCAGCCTGACCAAAATGAGAGcgacgaggaagatgaaTACCCCGACCCAACAATCACAACTATAAAGCCTCATACAAACACTATTAGTGCCATGCACATTCACCCATCTGACCCTTCAAAACTTTACAGCGGGAGCTATGATAGCTCCATCCGCGCCCTGGATCTAGAAAAGTCAGTCGCAACTGAAGCATATGCACCGGCTTCTAACTCTGATGATGAGCCATTGTCAGGCATAGACATGGCTCCGACAGATCCCCATGTTCTTTACTTTACTACCTTAGACGGATTCTTCGGACGACATGATATGCGAGTGTCCAGCAAAGCGAACCCCGGCGATGGATCCGCTGTCACTTTCTACCAGCTCTCAGAGAAAAAGATTGGAGGATTTTCATTATGTCCTACCCAACCACACTACATGGCAACCGCATCGTTAGACAGAACCATGAAAGTGTGGGATCTGCGACATCTTTCCACTAAGCATCCCAAGCCCGTGGGCGAACACGAAAGCTCGCTGTCAGTTTCCCACGCAGCGTTCAACCAGAAAGGCCAAATTGCTACAACCTCTTACGATAACTCCATCAAAATCTACGACTTAGCTTCGAAAGGTCTGAAAGACTGGAAGCCAAACCATACACTCTCGGAGGACGAAATGGCGCCTGATGCTGTGATAAGACACAATTGCCAAACTGGAAAATGGGTTACAAT TCTCCGCCCCCAATGGCAAGCGTGCCCGGATAGTCCCGTTGAGCGATTCTGCATCGGAAACATGAACCGGTTTGTGGACATATACACATCAACAGGGGAACAACTGGCCCAGTTAGGTGCAGATGTGATAACTGCTGTTCCGGCCGTTGCGGTGTTTCATCGGACTCAAAACTGGGTCGTTGGAGGTACGGGGAGCGCGAAGGTCTGCTTGTGGATGTAG